The genomic interval GCAGGAGGACACAAAAAAATCAAATATTTCATTCAATTTAAATTTGTTTATCCTGTAGGCGTTTATTTCTCTTGCTTCGTTGCTAACCGCAATTACTTTTAGTCCATATTGCAATTTTATTTTTTTAATAAAGGCAATCATTTCCAAATCAGGCGTGGATAAGGAGAATATGAAGTCTTTGAACTGGTCGGGGGTAAAATCCCTTTTTTGATAGAATACCATCCGATCAAGATATTCGTTGAACGTTATCCTTCCTTCTTCATACGTTACAAACAGGAGGCCGTGGCGGTTTTCCATTTCATTCGCATCCAGGTGAAAATGTTCAGCAGCCCGCTGCCTGAATTTGTAATCCCATCCGTTTGAGAGCAATACACCTCCGATATCTAAAAATAAACAACTAATAGCATTCATATTATTATTTTTTTAAAGCTTCCTTTTTATTATTGCATCAAAAACAATAGAATAAATCAAATCTATAAATACTATTGCCCATGCACTGTAGCAAAAATTACAAATTCAGGTGAAATCCTTATCAGAAAGGTAATCTGATGGCTTGTGACAATTTTACTGTACAAGCAGTTACCTGCCTAGCGTGAGTTTATCACGAAATAAGGTGTAAGACAAAGACATCAAGTTGCAATCCAATGATTTGTATCGGGTTGCGACTTTTTTTGTCTAAAAAATTATGTATACACTGAATAATACTATATTTATATTGCATTATATGCCTGTATATACTATTATACACGGAGTATTAATCTATTACGTATACACTAACAACTAATAGCCATGGCTACCATTCAATCTAAAAACTCCAGAGGTTATAAATATTGGTATATTGTCGAATCGCGGCGCGTTAACGGCAAGCCCAGGCCCATCGTCCTGGCCTATCTTGGCAAGGCAGACGATTTATTAAAACAACTGCAAGGTCTTACCGAAAAATTACGGCTCAAATCTTATTCACATGGCGCGGTAGCCGCATTGCTAAGTGTGGCCAATGCCCTGGACGTCCCTTCCGTGATTAATAAATATATAAAGTCGCCACGGCAGTATTGTGCTAAAAAACCTGTTCGAAATAATCTGACCGCCGGAAGTACCCTCTTGTTGGGTGCCGTGGGGAGAGTGTGTGTGCCTACCAGCAAAAGAGGATGGTGGGATTGGGCAAAGACGACTACTGCCGAATACTTACTCAGACACAGCTTGAGTAAAATAGACAGTCAGCATTTCTGGGATTTGATGGATGCACTTCCTGAAGAATCCATTGCAGAAATCGAGCGCGAATTAATTGAAAAGACATTTAAAACATACAACCTTCAAAGCGACACACTGTTTTTTGATACAACCAATTTTTTCACGTATATCGACACAACTAATCTGCGATGCACTATTGCCCGGCGGGGGAAAAACAAACAAAAGCGATACGATCTCAGGCAGGTCGGGTTGGCGATGGTCGTTACACGTAACGACATGATACCGTTGTTTCACCATACCTATCAGGGGAACATGGCGGATGCAAAGGTGTTCAGCGCGGTTCTTGAGACGATAAAAGACAGGATGACCGGATTAGGTTTCGACAGCAAAAAGCACACTATTGTTTTTGATCGTGGAAACAATTCCATGGACAATATGGCTATTGTAGAGAGATTGGCATTGCATTACGTTGGAGCGCTTACACCGTATCATCACAAGCAGTTGGTAGGGGATGCCATGTGTAATTTCAGGGAATATGACGTTGACGGCAGTAAGATACAGGTGTACCATGACAAACGGGTTATTTGGGGGCAGGAAAGAACCGTTGTCGTATTTATTTCCGAGAAATTAAAGGTTGGGCAATTAAGGGGAATGTCTCAGTCTCTGGAAAAGGCAGAACATCAGTTAAAGCTCTTACAGCAGCATCTGTGTAATCCAAAGGGAAAGATGCGGGACAAAGAGGGTCTGGAGGATACGATAAGAAGTGTAGTGAAATGTCAATTTGCGAAGGATGTTATCGATTGGTCGTTAAAAGAGGTATCTGAAGGCAAGTTTCAATTGAATTTTTCAATCGACCAGAAAAAGCTCGAAGAAATAGAAGGGGAACTGGGGTTCAGGATTCTTATGACAGACCATCACGATTGGGATACCGCGGACATTATAAAAGCCTACTATGGGCAATCAAAAATTGAACATGCCTTTAGAAATCTCAAGAACCCCTATCACCTTGCTTTAAAACCGCAATTTCACTGGACGGATCAGAAAATCAGGGTGCATTTTTTTATTTGCGTCCTCGGATACCTAATGGCGGCGATTGTGTGGTATCAGGCAAAAGCGCACGCACAATTTAGTGGAACGTTAGATACCCTGTTAGACACCCTTAATAATATAAGGCTTTCTGCTATGCTTGAAGAAACAAAGGCCAGAGGGAGAGTTAAGGCTACCTACAAATTGGAAGAAATGTCCGACAAGGAATCTCTGTTGATGAATGCGTTAGGCATTATGGATTTCCACAAACATCGGCTGAAACTTCAAGGACTCAGTGTATACAATTGATGTTGTGCTTAACGCATTGACTGTATTTATGTTACGTTGCTTCATGCCTTATTTTGTGATAAACTCACGCTAGGGGGAATATCATTTCCCAATACCGGGCATTATATTTTAATGTCGCCTTTTTTATAATATGTCGCCATACACTCCAAATAATTATTAGTGGTATCCACTAGTCGCTGGTTTGCCATTTAACCTCTGCTTTTAATTGCTTTATAAATTCAGGAATATTTACATTTACCAATGGAGTACCCATTTTTCGTGTTCCTTCTGGTCTTAAGTCTGTAGATTCATTATTTTCTATTTCCATGAATATGTATTTACCTAAATCCAGCAAACAAGGCAAAGCCTTGTTGCAGGAATAGGATTGAAATGGTAGAATTTTCGAAGTATTCAGCGGTATATTGATAACAAAATACAGAAGAAAGGAGATTAGCCATTTCGATGTGGAATATAACAAAAGCCGACAACAAAATACAACCTAAAATCACCACAGAGATGAATGGGAAAGGATTAACAGTAAATGCAAGGCTTTTACCGGTATTAAATTTTATGGGTAAATAAATGTATGGCATACATGAAGAAGGGAGTAAGGGAGGTATTTCGCGGAGACAGTAGTTTTTTTGCCGGTGAATTGCTTGAATACCTTGAGTCAGTGCAGGCAGGATATTTGATTTTGGAAGTAAAGACGATGCGGTTGTGGTTAGTCATTATGGCAGGAAAATTGGTGGAGAGAAGCAGGCAATTGACATTAAAATTGCCGGAGAAATTTCTGCATAATGAAGAATGGAAAAAGTGGGAACGCATGTCGCTGGAAGTAGTGTTTCCATAGAAAATAAATCTTGTTTTTCGTTTTTTTGATTTTCTAAGAGCTGTAAGGATACCGCAGATAGGGACAGTATCGCCACATTCTGATTTTATAGCTTCCGGATGAATGATTCGGGCTAATCTTTATGTCTTTTTGTTTAAAGTAGCACAACTCAGCTACCACAATTGCTAAAAAACAGAGGTTTGTTATATGTTTTTTGCCAATTTTGGTATTGGAAAATACCGATTTTCATACTACGAAAATCGTTTGCGGAATTTAGGATTTACTCAATTTCGTAAGTGCTTTTCCTTTATGCACTGCAATATGGTCAGTCTTATCGCTTTGGATGGCATATTGGGGGTCTTCTTTGGAGGCGTGATGTGTGTAGCCCTTGTAATCAAAATCGGTGGTATGTATTTTTATAATCTTGCCTGATACATATCCGGCTTCAGAATTCCATTTTACATGGTCGCCTATTTTAAATGAGTGTTCCATTTTCTACATATCTTAATTGTTTGACTATTTGCCAATAAATCAAAGTATTCGTCATCTTCATTTTTGCCTCCATAGCCTTTGCCAACCGTTTCATGTTTTTCCTCAAATTCAATTCATTCAATCCATTTTACCGTTTTATAACCTAACTGATTTTCTACACGCAGTCTTAAAGGGGCGCCATATACTACAGAGAGCGGTCCATGATTCATTTCCCAAGCCAGATGGATGGTTGAGATGAGATGATAGGAAATTGCTTTTTTCTATCAGGCAGTCAGCTTAGCAAAAACAAAGAAAATTGCAAGTTTTTTTATTTTATCGACCCTACTGAACATCAAAGGAAAGAGAAATAAGAGAATAAGGCGGCGGGAGTCAAACCTTGATTAGTTATTAAACACTTAACAATAAAAGACAGTTTATGTTGCCTTGTCTTTGATGACAAGACAATGGCGTATAGCATTAAAGGAGCTTATTATCACCTCTTATCGTGCGCCAATGAGAGAAGAGATATTTTGCGGGACAATGATGATCGTGTTTTATTTCTGAAAACTTTAGGAAATATGTCGGACAGGTTTGAGGTTGAGGTTTACGCCTATGTTCTTATGGATAATCCTTATCATTTGCTACATGAGAAGATTTTCGTCACGGCCTTATTTTGGGTTCTCAGAAGTTTGCTGACCGTATAAAGTCCAAATATTTGTCAGAGAATCCTGATGTTGAAATTCCTCAAAAACGGCAAGTATCAAGAGATACCGATCCTGAAAACATTCTAAAGAAAGCTGCAAAGATTTTAAAATGCGATACAGACGTTTTTTTATACTCCTTTAGGATAAGTGATTCAAATAAACTAAATCGTGATTTATTAATCTATCTTTTATGAAGTACAGGTTGGCAGTACCTTTTAGTAGGGTGCCTTCCCGATTTTTTGTAAAAAAGAAAGCTGTTGGCGGATATTTTACTTGAATATGTATAAATTCATGAAGAGAGCATAGAGCATTCAAAATTCTTGTAACATTCTGGTTTTTTGAAAAGATCCAATAAAATCAAGGATTTCTGGTTTTATTGAGTAAGGAGTTTTTTTGTATTAAAACACATCCCTAAATTCCCTCTATCAGGAGAGCACTTTTTATCTCCCATCTAAAAAGAAGGGCCGGGGATGTGTAATGAGTTAGCTTATGGTCATGAAAAATTGCTGCTAAAATTTACAAAAAATCGGGAACGCTCCTGGTTGGTATGATAACCAGAAAGTCGGTGATTTGCTTGGTCTTGGTTATTCATCAATAAGTCGACGGGTAACTATTATGGAATCAACTATTTCGAAAGATGATGACATTAATGAAAGATTAACAAGGATTACTAATCAAGGTCTGACCCCATATTCATATTTGTCAAAGGCGTGATGTAGCTCCTACAGGAGAAAATTACTCTCCATGAAAACTCAAACCGTAGGTTTCAAACGCAGACCTTTTGGCACAAAAAATCTCTCCAAAGCCTCAAAACCACCTTGTACTATCAGAGCAAGTACGGCTGCCGGTACCGCCCCCTGTAGGATGAGTGAAATATTATCTAATCGAATACCGGTAAGAATTAATTGCCCATAACCACCGGCGCCTATAAGTGCACCTAATGTTGCCGTTCCCACATTAATCACAGCTGACGTCTTAATGCCTGCTAAAATAGATCGCGACGCCATTGGCAATTCCACCAACCTAAGCCGCGCTCCCGGTGGAAGCCCAAGTGCCTCTGCAGATTCTCGAATATGTGAAGGAATATCATGAAGACCTGTGTATGTATTCCGTACAATTGGCAGGAGACTATAGAGAAAAAGTGCCGTAATGGCCGGAGGTCCGCCAATACCCAGTAACGGAATCATAAAGACAAGAAGGGCCAGTGACGGAATGGTCTGGAGAACACCAACAATAGCAAGGATAATTTGTCCCAATGTTGTTCGCTTCGCAGAGACAATACCCAGTGGTATTGAAGTTAAAATGGCTGCTGATAACGAAATTGTGACCAAATAAAGATGTTCTGTGGTAAGGCGTAATAGGCGGCTAATAGCAGTTTCCTCATAAGATTCAGTTTCCAGAGATAAACTTTCCGATAAGAAGTCTGCAGCTATCCGATTTTCCGGTATCATTTCCATATTGGCACGAAAATTCATTTTGACCATTTCTAATCTAGAAATTTTATTTTCGATCTTTTTTAGAACAGTAACAACATGCGGAGCGCGTTCTTCTAAATCAGACCGATACAGGATTACGGCATTGTAAGCGGGAAAATGATTCATGTCGTCCTCTAATAAACGCAGATTATAATACCGGATTTTGGCGTCTGTTGAATAGGTATCAATCGCCTGAATAATGCCTTTTTCCAAGCCACGGTAGGCAAGATCATGATCCAAGCCTCTTACATTTTGCTGAGGTAGGTTGTAATGCCTGCGCAGGATTGGCCATCCGTCGCCCCTGTCCATGAACTCATTTCCAAAACCAAATTTCAAATCAGGGTGGCGTTGCAAGTCTGAGATCTTTCGAATTTTTAATTTTTCTGCAACTTCTTCCTTCATTCCGATAGCGTAGGTATTGTTAAAACCTAATGCATCTGTCATCTTAATCCCACGTTTGATTAAGGCTTGCCGGATCTCCTCCTCACTGCGTACTTCCTCACCTGCCAGAATTTCTTCACTAATCGTACCTGTATATTCAGGGTAAATATCAATTTCACATTTTAATAAAGCATTCCACAATACACGTGTGCCTCCCAGTTCTCGCAGGTAAATGGGCTGTTCTCCGGTACTTTTTAACAGATGATTCACTATCTCTCCCAATATTACAGATTCAGTGAACTTTTTTGAGCCAATTTTGATCTTAGGAGTGGAACTATATGCTGTAAGTGGAAAGAGATATGCAAAGACAGCGTTGCATAAAAACAAGTATATGACAAAAAAGTATGTTTTCATTAGAAGTCCTTTCTCATAACTTCCAAAGGACTTCGCTGAGCATTTATAAAGCAAGTAACAAATGAATCGGCCGGTGATTGTACGAGATCTTCGAGTGTGCCTTTCTGTAAAATTTTTCCATCCCGTAGTAAGGTAATAACATTGCCGAAAAATCCGGCTTCTGCTATATCATGAGTTACCAGAACAACTGTTTTACCAAGTGCCTGGAAGATCCTTTTCAAATCAACCTGCAGATCGGCCCGTATCATCGGATCAAGGGCGCCAAGGGGTTCATCTAACAGAAGTACGTCAGGGTCCAACATTAGTGCGCGCATCAAGCTCACCCGTTGCTGTTGGCCACCGGAAAGTTGTACTGGAAAACGATGAAGTCCGTCAGAAGGAAAATGCGTCAGTTCGGTTAGTTCGTTCAATCGTTTTCTTATACGTTCATTATCCCATCCCATGTAGCGTGCCATCAATGCTATATTGTCATACGCAGTAAGGTGCGGAAAAAGGCCTCCCCCCTGGATAACGTAACCCATCTTTCTTCTTAAGGTAATCACAACCTCAGGAATAATTTTAGTTTCCTCAAAATATATAGATCCGCTATCCGCTTGTAAAAGGCCTATGATCAGCCGAAGTATTGTAGATTTTCCACAGCCACTTGGACCAATCAATACAGTTGTTAGGCAGGCCGGAATGGTTAAATCAATGGATTTTAGCGCTCTGGTTTGACCAAAAATTTTTGAAACATTCTGCATTTTAATCATAAATAAATGCTCATGTGATCATTGCTTTGTTAAAAATCAACTGAACTCACAACGAAGTCTTTGTCTTATTGCATGGACTCTCACCTATTTGATCAAACAAAATGCTTGTCTTACGAAAATCCTTGAAACGAAACCTACTATCTTCAACGAAATCAAACAGGCAGCCACTCCTTACTCGAATTTGCCTCTACCAACGCCTTATCAAAGAACGAAAAACTCGCCAATGACTATTTTAAAATTAAATCCAACCGACTTAAAAAGAAATTGATCGTTTAATTTTTAACAAAGTAATGCTATTTATTCATCCAACAAAATACCCTTGTGGATATTTTGTTACGTTAAATTCCTGAACCTAATTTAATATTTATAATTGACTGAATGGCGGTAATCAATGCTGAAGGAAATATTCCGTACCAGATTAACAATACGGTCAGAATTGTTAATGCAATTCCGCCGCTCAATGGAAAAGAAATTTTTATCTTTAAAGACTTATCATATGATTCAACAACTTGTCTGTACATAGCGGTAATTATTCTTAAGTAATAGTATAATCCTACAGCACTGCTGACAACAAGCACGATCACCAAAAACCAGAGCGATGAATTAATTCCCGCCGCCAGTACATAATATTTACTAATAAAACCAATCGTGAGTGGAATTCCCGCTAAAGAAAAAAGCATCACAGTAAAAACTGCAGCAATTACAGGATGCGACCAGAACAATCCTTCATATTCCTTAATGTCTTCTGCTTCATGATCTTTAACAGACAGTACCGTAACAACTCCGAATGCACCCAGGGTAGTAATAAAGTACGCAACCAAATAAAATGTAACAGCCTGAATTCCTAAACTTCCGGTGGCTAAAAACGCAACAAGCACGTAACCAAGATGTGCGATAGATGAATACGCCAAAATTCGTTTTATATTATTTTGCCGGATTGCCAAAAGGTTGCCTATCAACATAGATGCAGCAGCTATTATTGTGAATGTTAAGATCAGAGAAGGATATTGATGTACGTTTATCTCAACGAAAAGACGCAACATCAATGCAAACATACCACCCTTAGAAACAGTTGCAATAAATGCCGTAACAGGTGCGGGTGCACCCTGGTAAACATCCGGCGTCCAGAGATGAAATGGTACTAATGCCAATTTGAAACCGACGCCGATTATGATCATTGAAAAACCGGTGACCGCTAATATCAAATTGGTATCGGGTGAAGAAATTCTACTTGTAAATTGATTGAAAGCCATTGTTCCTAATCCGCTGTAAACAAGCGCCATTCCGAATAGCAAAAATGCTGCAGATGTTGCAGCAAGCACCAGATATTTTATGCCTCCTTCCAATCCATTTTCATTAGTGCGGAAATATGAGATCAGTACATAAAGAGAAACACTTAAAATTTCCAATCCTAAAAAAAATGAAATAAAATCTATGCTTGCGACAAGCAATGAGGAACCCAATGTAGCAATGAAAAGCAAAATATAAAATTCTTCCTTATCACCTTCATATTGTTCAAAGTAACCGAATGATAAAAGAGTAACAAGAAAACTTGCCGACAGGATAAGTCCGATGTAAAAAAAAGAAAATTTATCAAAAATAAATAGTGGTACTATTGTAACCGGAGCCAAATTTGAAACTAAAATTACCGAAATTAAAGCTAATGCGAATGCGACTAAGCTGAATATATTCACAAACAAATGGCTTCGCTTAACTGAAGCAACAAGCATTATTATTATAGGTGCGGCTGCAACTATAATTAAGGGTAATATTGATTGAAACTCAATCGGGGTCACGTTTAGTCTCCATTATGCAGATTCGATTTTTGGCATGAGTCGATAATCCAGAATTCAGGTTATTCATAATAGATTTGTTATAAGCATTTCCATTTTGAAGTTGATCCTTTTTATTCATATCTAAAACTTCAGTGTTTGATGTTTGAGATTTGAAATTCTGAATGATGTTTTCTATCGAATACTTAGTAGTAGTTAAAAAAGTCTGAGGATAAATGCCAAGCCATGCAATAACAATAATCATTGCACCCATCATAATCATTTCACGAATACCAAAATCACTTATCTTCCATTCCTTTTCTCTCTTGCCATAAAAAACTTTTTGCATAATTCTCAAAGCATATATTGTTGAAGCGATCAGTCCAAATGCAGCAAAGATTGTCAAACCAGCATTCGCCTGGTAAGATCCGGCAAGAATTAAAAACTCAGCTATAAAATTTCCCAGCCCCGGTAAACCAAGTGAAGCTAATGAAAACAAAAGACCAACGCCTGCCATCCTGGGAACTAACTGCCAAAGACCTCCCATCTTGTTTATATCTCTTATATGTAAACGTTCCTGCATTGTGCCGGCAAGTACGAATAATGCGCCGGTGGTGATTCCGTGTGCTAATATTTGCATAACTACACCTTGAAACGCGAGCACATTAAACGCAAAAGCACCGATGAGTATAAACCCCATATGACTTACACTTGTGTATGCCACTAATCGTTTAAAATCAGTTTGTGCAAAAGCAAGTTTAGCCCCGTATAAAATTCCGATAGCTCCGAAGAACATTGCATAGGGAGAAATTGCAGCAGCAGATGACGGGAATAACGGAATAACAAATCTTAACAATCCGTATGCACCGGTTTTTAACAGTAAACCTGCAAGTATAACACTTCCGGCTGTCGGAGCCTCCGTGTGAGCATCAGGCAACCATGCGTGAAACGGAACGGCAGGGAGCTTAACTAAAAATGCGATTAAGAACCCACACATTAAAATGAAAGAGACGGTCGGGCTCAAGATCGTTCCAAGCAATTGCATATAATCAAAAGTATAAATGCCCGTAGCTTTTCCATGTATAAAATAAAGGACAAGAATGGCAAGGAACATCAACAAACCACTTGCCTGCGTAAAGAGAAAGAATTTAAAAGCAGCATAAATTCTATTTTCATGCCCCCATATTCCGATAAGGAAGTACATTGGGATTAGCATTACTTCCCAGAAAAAATAAAATAAGAATAAGTCCAGCGCAAGAAATACTCCGGATATTCCAGCCAGAATCCAAAGTATATTGAAGTGAAAGAAACCAATTCGTTCTGTAATTTCTTTCCATGAAGTAATGACTGAGATAATTCCGAGAAAAATAGTAAGTGCAACAAGGATTAAGCTTAAACCATCAAGTGCTAAGTGAAAATTAATCCCAAACTGCGGAATCCACTCCGTATTTAATTCTATCAACCAGACAGGCGCACGTGAGATTGAAATATTGGCAGAGTATGAAATCCATATAGATATAATAATTATAAAATCGATTATTAGCGTAATAAGAGAAATCCATCTGCAGGCATAACTACTCCATTTGCCAACAAGCCAGGCAAGCAGCCCGCCAATCATCAAAATAATTATTAGCCATGCTAAGATCATATTGCCACCACAATCGTGAAAATTATCACGGCACCGATAACGATTGCCATCGCATACCTGCGTAATTGACCATTCTGAGATACTACAAGAATCTTATTCAAAACTATGCTAAGCCATGCTATAAAAGAATAAACTTTATCAATAAAATCATTTTTATCAATCCTTGCAAAGAAGATTGCGGGAGATACGAAAATGCGATCGTACAGCCAATCAAATCCCCAGCCGTTAAATAAAAATTGAGAGATGGCAGTCTCCTTAAAACGTTCAGTGGCTTTAGAGTTTTTCAGATAAAATTGGTAAGCAAGAAAAACCCCGGCAATAGCTAACAAGGCTGTTAATATCTGGAACAATAATTCCATTCCATCGCCTTCCATTTTAAGCGTAACCACTGGAAGTACAGATTTTAACAATGAAGAAAAAGGTGCAAACCCTCCCAAAGTTTCCGGCATTTCAATAAATCCGCCTAAAATAGAAAGTACCGCTAAAACGATCAACGTAATTTTTATTCTGTTTCCCGGCTTATGGCTTACATGAGTTTTTTGTTCGCCGAAGAAAGTAACGAATACCATTCTGAAAGTATAAATGGAAGTAATAAATGCACCGATTATAGCAATAAGCCACAGCCAGGGACTTCCCTTATCGCTTGACCATGTGTACCAGATGATTGCATCCTTACTGTAAAAACCTGCTGTAATTAATGGTAAAGCTGCCAGGGAAGCGGATGCAATTAAGAATGTCCAATAAGTTACCGGAAGTTTCTTGCGCAATCCTCCCATTTTAAACATGTTATGCTCATGATGGAGTGCATTGATGACGACACCGGCAGCAAGGAATAGAAGAGATTTGAAAAACGCATGAATCATAAAATGAAAAATCCCTGCAGCCCAGGCGCCTATACCGAGAGCAAGAAACATATATCCAATTTGACTTATGGTTGAATAAGCCAGGACTCTTTTTATATCAGTTTGAGTTAATGCGCTGAATCCCGCAATGGAAAGAGTTAAAGCCCCGATTATTGCAACTGCGCTTTGAGCAACAGGAGCTAATTCAAAAAGTGTGTGAGTTCGCGCTATCAAATAAACACCGGCAGTCACCATTGTAGCGGCATGAATGAGTGCGGATACCGGCGAAGGTCCCGCCATTGCATCGGGCAGCCAGGTTTGTAATGGAAGCTGAGCCGATTTACCGAGAGCACCGCCAAGGAGCAGAAATGCTATTAACACCGCAAGCGATGATCCGACAGTCCAATTAGCAGATGCTAATTGAAGAATGTCTTGAATATTCAAAGTATTAAAATGTTTAACGAGCAGAAACAGCCCGATTGCCATTGCAGTATCACCGATGCGGGTAACAATAAAAGCTTTATTAGCAGCGTAAACATTTTCAGGTTCTTTGTACCAGAAGCCGATAAGCAGATAACTGCAGAGACCAACACCTTCCCATCCGAGATAAAGTAACAGAAGATTATCCGCTAACACTAATGTTACCATCGAGCCAATAAACAAGTTCATATACGCGAAAAATCTTGAATAGCCTTCATCATCTTTCATGAACTCAGCGGAATAAAGATGAATAAGAAACCCAACAAATGTAATAGCGAAGATAAAAATTAGCGATAGCCCATCAAGATGAAATGCAATACCGGGATTAAAACCGGAAGTACTCATCCAGATCCATAAGGTTTGATCGAAACGGTTATTAGGAGGCGGTGATGAAATAAAATTAATACCAATTAGGATTGATAAAATCGCAGGCAGCGCAACCGAGCCAACACCAATCCATGCAACAGAAGATCTGT from Candidatus Kuenenia stuttgartiensis carries:
- a CDS encoding IS1634 family transposase → MATIQSKNSRGYKYWYIVESRRVNGKPRPIVLAYLGKADDLLKQLQGLTEKLRLKSYSHGAVAALLSVANALDVPSVINKYIKSPRQYCAKKPVRNNLTAGSTLLLGAVGRVCVPTSKRGWWDWAKTTTAEYLLRHSLSKIDSQHFWDLMDALPEESIAEIERELIEKTFKTYNLQSDTLFFDTTNFFTYIDTTNLRCTIARRGKNKQKRYDLRQVGLAMVVTRNDMIPLFHHTYQGNMADAKVFSAVLETIKDRMTGLGFDSKKHTIVFDRGNNSMDNMAIVERLALHYVGALTPYHHKQLVGDAMCNFREYDVDGSKIQVYHDKRVIWGQERTVVVFISEKLKVGQLRGMSQSLEKAEHQLKLLQQHLCNPKGKMRDKEGLEDTIRSVVKCQFAKDVIDWSLKEVSEGKFQLNFSIDQKKLEEIEGELGFRILMTDHHDWDTADIIKAYYGQSKIEHAFRNLKNPYHLALKPQFHWTDQKIRVHFFICVLGYLMAAIVWYQAKAHAQFSGTLDTLLDTLNNIRLSAMLEETKARGRVKATYKLEEMSDKESLLMNALGIMDFHKHRLKLQGLSVYN
- a CDS encoding DUF2945 domain-containing protein yields the protein MEHSFKIGDHVKWNSEAGYVSGKIIKIHTTDFDYKGYTHHASKEDPQYAIQSDKTDHIAVHKGKALTKLSKS
- a CDS encoding molybdopterin-dependent oxidoreductase; this translates as MSYHLISTIHLAWEMNHGPLSVVYGAPLRLRVENQLGYKTVKWIE
- a CDS encoding transposase; the encoded protein is MAYSIKGAYYHLLSCANERRDILRDNDDRVLFLKTLGNMSDRFEVEVYAYVLMDNPYHLLHEKIFVTALFWVLRSLLTV
- a CDS encoding glycine betaine ABC transporter substrate-binding protein: MKTYFFVIYLFLCNAVFAYLFPLTAYSSTPKIKIGSKKFTESVILGEIVNHLLKSTGEQPIYLRELGGTRVLWNALLKCEIDIYPEYTGTISEEILAGEEVRSEEEIRQALIKRGIKMTDALGFNNTYAIGMKEEVAEKLKIRKISDLQRHPDLKFGFGNEFMDRGDGWPILRRHYNLPQQNVRGLDHDLAYRGLEKGIIQAIDTYSTDAKIRYYNLRLLEDDMNHFPAYNAVILYRSDLEERAPHVVTVLKKIENKISRLEMVKMNFRANMEMIPENRIAADFLSESLSLETESYEETAISRLLRLTTEHLYLVTISLSAAILTSIPLGIVSAKRTTLGQIILAIVGVLQTIPSLALLVFMIPLLGIGGPPAITALFLYSLLPIVRNTYTGLHDIPSHIRESAEALGLPPGARLRLVELPMASRSILAGIKTSAVINVGTATLGALIGAGGYGQLILTGIRLDNISLILQGAVPAAVLALIVQGGFEALERFFVPKGLRLKPTV
- a CDS encoding ATP-binding cassette domain-containing protein; the protein is MIKMQNVSKIFGQTRALKSIDLTIPACLTTVLIGPSGCGKSTILRLIIGLLQADSGSIYFEETKIIPEVVITLRRKMGYVIQGGGLFPHLTAYDNIALMARYMGWDNERIRKRLNELTELTHFPSDGLHRFPVQLSGGQQQRVSLMRALMLDPDVLLLDEPLGALDPMIRADLQVDLKRIFQALGKTVVLVTHDIAEAGFFGNVITLLRDGKILQKGTLEDLVQSPADSFVTCFINAQRSPLEVMRKDF
- a CDS encoding NADH-quinone oxidoreductase subunit N, which produces MTPIEFQSILPLIIVAAAPIIIMLVASVKRSHLFVNIFSLVAFALALISVILVSNLAPVTIVPLFIFDKFSFFYIGLILSASFLVTLLSFGYFEQYEGDKEEFYILLFIATLGSSLLVASIDFISFFLGLEILSVSLYVLISYFRTNENGLEGGIKYLVLAATSAAFLLFGMALVYSGLGTMAFNQFTSRISSPDTNLILAVTGFSMIIIGVGFKLALVPFHLWTPDVYQGAPAPVTAFIATVSKGGMFALMLRLFVEINVHQYPSLILTFTIIAAASMLIGNLLAIRQNNIKRILAYSSIAHLGYVLVAFLATGSLGIQAVTFYLVAYFITTLGAFGVVTVLSVKDHEAEDIKEYEGLFWSHPVIAAVFTVMLFSLAGIPLTIGFISKYYVLAAGINSSLWFLVIVLVVSSAVGLYYYLRIITAMYRQVVESYDKSLKIKISFPLSGGIALTILTVLLIWYGIFPSALITAIQSIINIKLGSGI
- the nuoM gene encoding NADH-quinone oxidoreductase subunit M — protein: MILAWLIIILMIGGLLAWLVGKWSSYACRWISLITLIIDFIIIISIWISYSANISISRAPVWLIELNTEWIPQFGINFHLALDGLSLILVALTIFLGIISVITSWKEITERIGFFHFNILWILAGISGVFLALDLFLFYFFWEVMLIPMYFLIGIWGHENRIYAAFKFFLFTQASGLLMFLAILVLYFIHGKATGIYTFDYMQLLGTILSPTVSFILMCGFLIAFLVKLPAVPFHAWLPDAHTEAPTAGSVILAGLLLKTGAYGLLRFVIPLFPSSAAAISPYAMFFGAIGILYGAKLAFAQTDFKRLVAYTSVSHMGFILIGAFAFNVLAFQGVVMQILAHGITTGALFVLAGTMQERLHIRDINKMGGLWQLVPRMAGVGLLFSLASLGLPGLGNFIAEFLILAGSYQANAGLTIFAAFGLIASTIYALRIMQKVFYGKREKEWKISDFGIREMIMMGAMIIVIAWLGIYPQTFLTTTKYSIENIIQNFKSQTSNTEVLDMNKKDQLQNGNAYNKSIMNNLNSGLSTHAKNRICIMETKRDPD